The Bradysia coprophila strain Holo2 unplaced genomic scaffold, BU_Bcop_v1 contig_732, whole genome shotgun sequence genome has a window encoding:
- the LOC119084255 gene encoding uncharacterized protein LOC119084255 — METSIVDRIVDEIIVTCINGTMPSDAIEPDACDVRETDNKAIATQIDEDVHEQMDINERLEDLELECEEPIETSVDDKMSHESVDTIAGCDSGEGAEEKEMDMKDRLKALERDCDELVESFLSDEVSPEFASGDYVEAAEGNDSKATAADEVDEEMDIMDQLEGLERNCDELIETFGDDEMPLETIQASTCGDSGAAAEVCGNKGTITQIEEGTHELEALKSDVNLTGDNYIGPTQCSKSDVSPVENQNDKMSSCSSVAKPQSNPENAIKTRVDPLRSRGFATTVYTTKRKICNLFLLQKSSHFTPHHVKCAGFPSQLTDHELIMLFEKCGPVFILNRVRGNTIFVTFTNAEDAERAVELFNYRNVQGHMVRVARYLPLSRLVVKGISAVATRRLLFQRFGSVTHNLRSVEVFNDLLYEGRIRRFCYLNYDSYEEASQAIGRITRLCDDVSVEFANRRLEWTKTPDTLYITNLRTTMTEKELLDLFCVYGKITFLRLVRNFAKVQFERVEDATRAASNVNKSRLGNENVNINSLKMWIKREDRRDRNSHQRFPDMCAQMARPSSFNSDRNLRPSSSDVRHHSSRQFPSDMSEQKSRPTTSDTFDSNSRPASLEKRDRTSQPASSEMRGRKYRKSSADTLFLKNLRPSITAIDLRKLFSVYGEVVTVDKENNSASVQFSKQKNAKRAAQDIDRSSLGDNVQISFVEQMKTSDTLHIYNMCDDMTTKRLRTIFSDYGEVMDVDLHSGIATVGFRCKSNCERAMESVKRSQLGKNVEISFFAKEKH, encoded by the exons ATGGAAA cCTCAATCGTTGATCGAATCGTCGATGAAATTATCGTAACATGCATCAATGGTACCATGCCGTCCGACGCAATCGAGCCAGATGCATGTGATGTGAGAGAAACTGATAACAAAGCAATTGCCACGCAGATCGATGAGGATGTTCACGAGCAGATGGATATAAACGAACGTTTGGAGGATCTGGAACTCGAATGTGAAGAGCCCATTGAGACATccgttgatgataaaatgtcACACGAATCTGTCGACACAATTGCAGGTTGTGATTCTGGAGAAGGTGCGGAAGAGAAGGAAATGGACATGAAAGATCGATTGAAAGCTTTGGAACGTGATTGTGACGAACTAGTTGAATCATTCTTGTCTGATGAAGTGTCACCCGAATTCGCAAGCGGTGATTACGTAGAAGCTGCGGAAGGAAATGATAGCAAAGCAACGGCAGCAGACGAAGTTGATGAGGAAATGGACATAATGGATCAGTTGGAAGGGCTGGAACGTAATTGCGACGAGCTAATTGAAACGTTCGGCGATGACGAAATGCCACTAGAGACGATCCAAGCAAGTACGTGCGGTGACTCCGGAGCAGCTGCAGAAGTATGTGGTAACAAAGGAACTATCACACAGATTGAAGAAGGCACCCATGAGCTGGAAGCGCTGAAAAGTGATGTCAACCTTACTGGTGACAACTATATCGGCCCCACACAGTGCAGCAAAAGTGATGTTTCTCCTGTTGAGAATCAGAATGACAAAATGTCGAGCTGTTCAAGCGTTGCCAAGCCACAGTCCAACCCTGAAAATGCTATAAAGACAAGAGTCGACCCGTTACGCTCCAGAGGCTTTGCTACGACTGTCTACACTACTAAACGTAAGATTTGCAATTTATTCCTcttgcaaaaatcaagccACTTCACACCACACCATGTTAAGTGTGCGGGATTCCCGAGCCAGTTGACGGACCATGAGCTAATAATGCTCTTCGAAAAGTGTGGTCCGGTCTTCATTCTTAACCGGGTACGGGGAAATACGATATTTGTTACGTTCACAAACGCTGAAGATGCCGAAAGAGCGGTCGAATTGTTCAATTATCGCAACGTCCAAGGTCATATGGTCCGGGTAGCCAGATATCTGCCATTGTCCCGATTAGTTGTCAAAGGGATTTCAGCCGTCGCTACAAGAAGACTGTTATTTCAACGATTCGGAAGCGTTACGCACAATCTACGATCCGTGGAGGTATTCAACGATCTGTTGTACGAAGGCAGAATTCGTAGATTTTGTTATCTCAACTACGACAGCTACGAAGAAGCGTCTCAGGCAATAGGTCGCATAACGAGGCTTTGTGACGACGTAAGTGTTGAGTTCGCGAATCGACGTTTGGAATGGACAAAAACGCCTGACACATTGTACATCACCAATTTACGCACAACTATGACTGAGAAAGAATTGCTGGATCTGTTCTGCGTTTACGGGAAAATAACTTTCCTCAGGTTAGTTCGTAACTTTGCCAAAGTTCAATTTGAACGTGTCGAAGATGCAACCCGTGCCGCCTCCAACGTCAACAAGAGTCGACTGGgcaatgaaaatgtgaatatAAATTCCTTGAAAATGTGGATTAAACGCGAAGATAGGCGAGACCGGAATTCTCACCAACGTTTCCCCGACATGTGTGCGCAAATGGCTCGCCCATCTTCCTTCAACTCGGACCGAAATTTGCGGCCATCATCCTCCGATGTGCGTCACCATAGTTCTCGCCAATTTCCCTCCGACATGAGTGAGCAGAAGTCACGTCCAACGACCTCCGATACGTTTGACAGTAACTCTCGACCAGCATCATTAGAAAAGCGTGATCGTACGTCACAGCCAGCATCCTCCGAAATGCGTGGCCGGAAATATCGCAAATCGTCTGCCGACACGCTGTTTTTGAAGAACTTACGGCCAAGCATAACCGCTATCGATTTGCGTAAATTGTTTTCCGTCTACGGCGAAGTGGTCACAGTGGACAAAGAAAACAACTCGGCATCGGTTCAATTCAGCAAACAGAAAAACGCTAAGCGCGCTGCTCAAGACATCGACAGAAGCAGTCTGGGCGATAACGtgcaaatttcatttgttgaacaaatgaaaacatcGGATACGCTGCACATTTACAATATGTGCGACGACATGACCACCAAACGATTGCGGACAATTTTCTCCGATTATGGTGAAGTGATGGACGTCGACTTACATAGTGGCATTGCTACCGTTGGCTTTCGCTGTAAGAGCAACTGCGAACGGGCTATGGAAAGCGTCAAGAGAAGTCAATTGGGTAAGAATGTtgagatttcattttttgcaaaagAAAAGCACTAA